The Panicum virgatum strain AP13 chromosome 5K, P.virgatum_v5, whole genome shotgun sequence genome has a window encoding:
- the LOC120706678 gene encoding universal stress protein PHOS34-like encodes MASPAAAGAAGRRIVVAVDEGEESAHALAWCLANVVSPAGGDTLVLVHARRPRPVYAAMDSAGYIMTSDVLASVERHASAVSAAAVDKARRLCAEHPHVAVETLVESGDPRDVICDAADKVGADLLVMGSHGYGFIQRAFLGSVSNHCAQNCKCPVLIVKRPKE; translated from the exons ATGgcatcccccgccgccgccggagccgccgggCGCCGCATCGTGGTGGCCGTGGACGAGGGCGAGGAGagcgcgcacgcgctcgcctgGTGCCTCGCCAACGTCGTCtccccggcgggcggcgacaCGCTCGTGCTCGtgcacgcgcgccgcccgcgccccgtcTACGCCGCCATGGACAGCGCAG GGTACATCATGACCTCGGACGTGCTGGCGAGCGTGGAGCGGCACGCCAGCGCCgtctcggcggcggccgtcgacaAGGCCAGGCGCCTCTGCGCCGAGCACCCGCACGTGGCGGTGGAGACGCTGGTGGAGAGCGGGGACCCGCGGGACGTGATCTGCGACGCCGCCGACAAGGTGGGCGCCGACCTGCTCGTCATGGGCAGCCATGGATACGGCTTCATCCAGAG GGCGTTCCTGGGCAGTGTCAGCAACCACTGCGCGCAGAACTGCAAATGCCCGGTCCTCATCGTCAAGAGGCCCAAGGAGTAG